A window of Bacillota bacterium contains these coding sequences:
- a CDS encoding glucose 1-dehydrogenase, with protein sequence MRLAGCKAVITGAARGIGRAIAHAFAQEGCDLAVNALHEEGLRALVQELEGLGVSVLPLPGDVSDHGLAREHAATVQRAFGRVDYLVNNAGVSQPKLVADLSEEEWDRTLAINLKSGFNWTQAFLPLLMAAPAPAVVNISSISAKHGGGFGTVSKACYAASKAGVLGFTRGLAKELAPKVRVNAVCPGLIATPMTARLVESPQAPEILKTIPLGRFGRPEEVAAVVLFLCLPEASYITGEVVDVNGGMLID encoded by the coding sequence TTGCGTCTTGCGGGTTGCAAAGCGGTGATAACGGGGGCTGCAAGGGGCATCGGTCGCGCCATTGCCCATGCTTTTGCCCAAGAGGGTTGCGACCTAGCCGTTAACGCCTTGCACGAGGAGGGGTTGAGAGCCCTGGTGCAAGAGCTGGAAGGCCTGGGCGTCTCGGTGCTCCCGCTCCCCGGCGATGTGTCCGACCACGGCCTAGCCAGGGAGCACGCAGCCACGGTACAGCGGGCCTTTGGCCGGGTGGACTACCTTGTGAACAACGCGGGGGTGTCGCAACCCAAGCTGGTGGCGGATCTTTCCGAGGAGGAGTGGGACCGTACCCTGGCAATCAATTTAAAGAGCGGCTTTAACTGGACCCAGGCATTCTTGCCTCTGCTCATGGCAGCACCTGCCCCTGCGGTGGTGAACATATCTTCCATTAGTGCAAAGCACGGGGGTGGCTTCGGTACGGTCAGCAAGGCGTGCTATGCTGCTTCCAAAGCGGGTGTTTTGGGCTTCACCCGCGGCCTCGCCAAGGAGTTGGCCCCCAAGGTGCGGGTAAACGCTGTGTGTCCGGGTTTGATCGCGACGCCCATGACCGCGCGGCTCGTGGAAAGCCCCCAAGCCCCGGAAATCCTCAAGACCATCCCCCTCGGCCGTTTCGGCAGACCCGAGGAAGTGGCTGCGGTGGTGCTGTTCTTGTGCCTCCCGGAGGCCTCGTACATCACAGGGGAAGTCGTGGACGTCAACGGAGGAATGCTCATTGACTAA
- a CDS encoding M20 family metallopeptidase: MAERVNPERLLDLARRLVCIPSINPPGEYGRVAAEVEQAMREAGLVTRVVEGEPGKPNVLGILPGSDPARPVLLLSGHMDVVPAGDPGAWQEDPFSGRVVGGYLWGRGTADMKGALAAQVEAARVLAAGRRMPGSLVVAATVDDETAGPMGMKYLIESGWPSGLPLPFLHVLGEANDLNVTVAFKGRVWFRIATRGVAAHGGAPETGVNAVEKMIELFRHLRALPGREHPLMGRDTLNLGTIRGGEKVNIVPDCCEATFDYRVCSPCSAAEAEARFRQVVEKLSREDSEFVVSRFEVFEKRDPLEVDPDGRAVRLVREVVRDVTGREPRLLGTLSAGDAYYVLQKSIPAVWVGPGDSSLLHAANERIAVRDLEVAALVYVELARRACSGGWKKDE; the protein is encoded by the coding sequence ATGGCCGAACGCGTAAACCCAGAGCGACTTCTGGATTTAGCTCGTCGCCTGGTGTGCATTCCCAGTATCAACCCCCCGGGCGAGTACGGTCGGGTGGCGGCAGAGGTAGAGCAGGCGATGAGGGAGGCCGGTCTGGTTACCCGGGTCGTAGAGGGCGAGCCGGGTAAACCGAACGTGTTGGGAATCCTGCCGGGGTCGGACCCGGCCCGGCCGGTTTTGCTCCTCAGCGGGCACATGGACGTGGTACCCGCGGGCGACCCGGGTGCCTGGCAGGAAGACCCGTTTAGCGGTAGGGTGGTGGGGGGGTATTTGTGGGGCCGCGGGACGGCGGACATGAAGGGTGCTTTGGCGGCGCAGGTAGAGGCGGCTCGGGTGCTGGCCGCGGGCCGCCGCATGCCGGGTTCGCTAGTGGTGGCCGCGACGGTGGACGACGAGACGGCCGGGCCGATGGGGATGAAGTACCTCATCGAGTCCGGGTGGCCTTCGGGCTTGCCCTTACCCTTCCTGCACGTGCTGGGGGAAGCCAACGACCTCAATGTGACGGTGGCGTTCAAGGGCAGGGTCTGGTTCCGCATCGCGACCAGGGGCGTTGCCGCCCACGGAGGCGCCCCGGAGACGGGCGTCAACGCGGTCGAAAAGATGATTGAGCTGTTCCGGCACCTGCGGGCACTGCCGGGCCGGGAACACCCTCTTATGGGGCGGGACACTCTGAACTTGGGCACTATTCGGGGAGGGGAAAAAGTGAACATCGTCCCCGATTGCTGCGAGGCGACGTTTGACTACCGCGTTTGTTCTCCGTGCTCGGCAGCGGAAGCTGAAGCGCGCTTCCGGCAGGTTGTAGAAAAGTTGAGCCGAGAGGATTCGGAGTTCGTAGTGAGCCGGTTTGAGGTGTTCGAGAAGAGGGATCCGCTGGAAGTTGACCCCGATGGCAGGGCCGTCCGCCTGGTGCGCGAGGTGGTCAGGGATGTAACCGGGCGCGAGCCCCGTCTGCTGGGGACCCTTTCTGCGGGGGATGCGTACTACGTGCTTCAGAAGTCCATCCCCGCCGTATGGGTGGGACCGGGCGACAGTTCCCTGTTGCACGCCGCCAACGAGCGCATAGCCGTACGCGACCTGGAAGTAGCCGCCCTCGTTTACGTCGAGCTGGCACGGCGAGCCTGTTCGGGTGGCTGGAAGAAGGATGAGTGA
- a CDS encoding M20 family metallopeptidase encodes MSDMPHPVLDWMYAQQHVMVQVLADLVAVDTGPGCADGIMAAGNILLELLKPVGVKVTEFPSDKGRNLLVEGGKGTGLPVLILGHLDTVFPRGTTVARPFRIEGDRACGPGVCDMKGGLVTAVFALRYLALEEGDLPPVIAVFNADEETGSRTSRSLIEQVARRSAAAFVMEPARPDGSVVVRRKGVAWYRVVVRGRAAHAGSEPDKGSSAVEELAHKILQFSGLNDPSVGLTVNVGRVLGGTAANVVAEHAEADVDLRFWRESDLARAAATMRELCSKPTIPGTGCQLEEVVSRPPLEVTPESAVLHSVVQDAARDLGFAVEGAATGAYSDGNIAASVGIPVVDGMGPVGGGTHSDHEYVELGTLPQRAALLALSIRRAAQQLARGGGGDQGGWSTGLPLSPACW; translated from the coding sequence ATGAGTGACATGCCCCACCCGGTGCTGGATTGGATGTATGCGCAGCAGCATGTCATGGTGCAAGTTCTGGCGGATCTGGTCGCCGTGGATACCGGGCCTGGTTGTGCTGACGGGATCATGGCGGCCGGCAATATCCTTCTTGAGTTGCTGAAGCCCGTCGGTGTGAAGGTTACCGAGTTCCCTTCCGATAAAGGGAGGAACCTCCTTGTCGAAGGGGGTAAGGGGACAGGGTTGCCCGTTCTCATTCTCGGCCATCTGGATACTGTTTTTCCCAGGGGGACGACTGTAGCTCGACCGTTTCGAATCGAAGGCGATCGGGCCTGCGGGCCAGGAGTGTGCGACATGAAAGGAGGCCTTGTGACGGCTGTCTTTGCTTTGCGGTATCTGGCCTTGGAAGAGGGTGACCTTCCGCCTGTGATCGCGGTGTTCAATGCGGACGAGGAGACGGGGTCTCGTACATCGCGTAGCCTTATTGAGCAGGTGGCCCGGCGGAGCGCTGCTGCATTTGTCATGGAGCCGGCGCGGCCGGACGGATCTGTTGTGGTGAGGCGTAAGGGGGTGGCCTGGTATCGGGTGGTGGTGCGGGGACGGGCGGCCCACGCTGGTTCCGAGCCAGACAAGGGATCCAGTGCTGTGGAGGAACTGGCCCATAAAATCCTGCAGTTCAGTGGTCTCAACGATCCCTCGGTGGGTCTCACCGTCAACGTAGGCCGCGTGCTCGGGGGTACTGCGGCCAACGTGGTGGCGGAGCACGCCGAAGCGGACGTCGACCTGAGATTCTGGCGCGAGAGTGACCTCGCCCGAGCAGCGGCGACCATGCGGGAGCTGTGTTCAAAACCCACGATACCCGGGACGGGGTGTCAGCTGGAGGAGGTGGTTTCCCGCCCGCCTCTGGAAGTGACGCCCGAGAGTGCGGTCCTTCATTCCGTCGTACAGGATGCGGCCAGGGATTTGGGGTTTGCTGTGGAAGGCGCGGCCACCGGGGCGTACTCCGACGGCAATATCGCCGCGAGTGTCGGTATACCTGTGGTCGATGGGATGGGCCCCGTTGGCGGTGGCACGCACAGCGACCACGAGTACGTCGAACTGGGCACGCTTCCGCAACGGGCTGCTTTGCTGGCTCTGTCAATCAGGCGCGCGGCCCAGCAGTTGGCTCGGGGTGGGGGAGGTGATCAGGGTGGCTGGTCTACAGGATTGCCCCTCTCGCCCGCTTGCTGGTAA
- a CDS encoding 3-oxoacyl-ACP reductase family protein has product MAGLQDCPSRPLAGKVAVVTGASRGIGAAIARELARRGAAVTVVSRTAETLQPVAQMIQDEGGTCLPLAADVRDTAQVRKLVDSTYGEFGRVEILVNNAGLYPVTPFLDLTDEEWDEVVATNLRGPFVCSREFARRMVADPRSRRGTADGATPQPWGRIINISSTSSLLARPGIAHYSSSKAGVNGLTRVLAIELAPYGITVNSVCPGLIATETIVAQAQDPGRQAEHRAKLARIPQGRCGQPQEVAAVVAFLASDEAAYITGAVIVVDGGYTLGIPGY; this is encoded by the coding sequence GTGGCTGGTCTACAGGATTGCCCCTCTCGCCCGCTTGCTGGTAAGGTGGCCGTGGTGACCGGCGCCTCACGAGGGATCGGAGCCGCCATCGCGCGTGAGTTGGCCCGGCGCGGCGCCGCGGTGACGGTTGTGTCACGCACTGCGGAAACGCTCCAGCCGGTGGCGCAGATGATCCAGGACGAGGGGGGTACCTGCCTGCCGCTGGCGGCGGACGTGAGGGATACTGCTCAGGTGAGAAAGCTGGTCGATTCCACCTATGGGGAATTCGGGCGCGTCGAAATCCTGGTGAACAATGCCGGCTTATACCCCGTCACGCCCTTCCTGGATCTCACCGATGAGGAGTGGGACGAGGTGGTGGCCACCAACTTGCGCGGCCCGTTCGTGTGCTCACGAGAATTCGCACGCCGGATGGTGGCCGATCCGCGTTCCCGGCGTGGCACGGCGGACGGCGCAACCCCCCAACCCTGGGGTCGCATCATCAACATAAGTTCAACATCCAGCCTGCTCGCGCGCCCGGGCATCGCCCACTATTCCTCTTCGAAGGCGGGCGTCAACGGCCTCACAAGGGTGCTGGCCATAGAACTGGCCCCTTACGGCATCACAGTGAACTCGGTTTGCCCCGGTCTCATAGCCACCGAGACCATCGTGGCTCAGGCTCAGGATCCCGGTCGTCAGGCAGAGCACCGTGCCAAGCTGGCGCGCATACCTCAGGGTCGATGCGGTCAGCCCCAGGAAGTTGCAGCAGTGGTTGCCTTCCTGGCCTCCGACGAAGCGGCGTATATCACGGGAGCTGTCATCGTCGTGGACGGCGGCTACACCTTGGGCATTCCCGGTTATTAG
- a CDS encoding sigma 54-interacting transcriptional regulator produces MLGDGRVCRVVVVASDRLVFEVFRRQLLDFFGSAIDIEEVVLEEWEPKPLQARIVVASCNTVADRIRAYLAPDAQLLVACRAIDPANLEELLRLPPNTRVLLVSNFMETALDTIQMLKRHGLTHLEWKPYVPGAGSMREEADVAVTCGLPHLVPRGVSRVVNIGVRKLDVSTLVALQLAAGVPVERINYISIGYLDEIVKTTRKYLQEAERAARLGAQLEAILDSIGIGVVGADLRGLVTFCNSEAHAMLGAKPGETVGRAAREVLPQVDWEAEGWKEGSGVQVVEAAGNRLAVSVLPVTRNGEMFGSVAILRRVTEVQSTEAEVRWRLTRSGYLAKYRFEDIIGMSDVMARLKSQAMQLAASELPVLIVGETGTGKELFAHAIHQASRRRDGPFVAINFAAVPESLVESELFGYEEGAFTGARKGGKPGLFEQAHRGTLFLDEVAEAPPSIQARLLRVLEEKRVLRVGGSRMVPVDVRIIAATNRDLVELMRSGRFRPDLYFRLHVLPLHIPPLRSRPQDIPDLIRHFMSEKGYRFTLDASALDILMSYHWPGNVRELENLLAYLAVTCGAGIVSASHLRALLLPDHSRPEPAGGLDAAYPVEELASRLAASGCDRLAVEVLIRLHSDSQVGRRSSRRRILSQLKQRGYDVSEGRLRSLLQLFAQYGCVQPGPTRRGTAITPKGYKLLRLLDSEVREPESLTAWRA; encoded by the coding sequence ATGTTGGGTGACGGACGGGTGTGCCGTGTGGTCGTGGTGGCGAGCGACCGGCTGGTGTTCGAGGTTTTCCGCCGGCAGTTGCTGGACTTTTTCGGGTCTGCCATCGACATCGAAGAGGTGGTCCTGGAGGAATGGGAACCAAAGCCGCTGCAAGCCCGCATCGTGGTTGCGTCCTGTAACACGGTTGCCGACCGTATAAGGGCCTACCTGGCCCCCGATGCGCAGTTACTGGTTGCGTGCCGAGCCATAGACCCTGCGAACCTGGAAGAACTGTTGCGGCTTCCCCCTAATACGCGCGTGTTGCTGGTTAGCAACTTCATGGAGACGGCCCTCGACACTATCCAGATGCTGAAGAGGCATGGACTCACGCACCTCGAATGGAAGCCCTACGTGCCCGGTGCCGGCAGTATGCGAGAGGAGGCTGATGTCGCTGTCACGTGTGGCCTCCCTCACCTGGTTCCCCGCGGCGTGTCTCGGGTGGTAAACATCGGCGTGCGCAAGCTGGATGTCTCCACCCTCGTCGCCCTCCAGTTGGCCGCCGGCGTGCCGGTCGAGAGGATAAACTACATTTCCATAGGCTACCTGGATGAGATAGTGAAGACCACGCGCAAGTACTTGCAGGAGGCCGAGCGTGCGGCCCGCCTCGGGGCCCAGCTTGAAGCGATCCTGGACAGCATAGGGATAGGCGTTGTGGGGGCAGACCTCCGCGGGCTGGTCACTTTCTGTAACAGCGAAGCTCATGCTATGCTGGGGGCGAAGCCGGGGGAGACGGTGGGACGCGCCGCACGAGAAGTGCTTCCGCAGGTTGATTGGGAGGCAGAGGGGTGGAAGGAAGGCTCCGGTGTCCAGGTGGTTGAGGCAGCGGGGAACCGCTTGGCGGTTAGCGTGCTGCCTGTCACGCGGAACGGCGAGATGTTCGGTAGCGTTGCGATCCTCCGGCGGGTGACGGAGGTTCAGTCCACCGAGGCAGAAGTCCGGTGGCGTCTGACTAGGTCAGGGTACCTGGCAAAATACCGGTTTGAGGACATCATCGGTATGAGCGACGTTATGGCCAGGCTCAAGAGTCAGGCCATGCAGCTTGCGGCCAGCGAGTTGCCCGTCCTTATTGTCGGCGAAACCGGTACTGGGAAAGAGTTGTTTGCGCACGCTATTCACCAGGCATCACGGCGTCGTGACGGACCTTTCGTGGCCATCAACTTTGCTGCTGTCCCCGAGTCGCTGGTGGAAAGTGAGCTGTTTGGCTATGAAGAGGGTGCGTTCACGGGGGCGCGGAAGGGCGGAAAACCTGGGCTCTTCGAGCAGGCGCACCGAGGAACCCTTTTCCTGGATGAGGTTGCAGAAGCACCTCCGTCTATTCAGGCGCGGCTGCTCCGGGTGCTCGAGGAAAAGCGCGTCCTGCGCGTTGGGGGCAGCCGCATGGTTCCCGTAGATGTACGTATCATCGCGGCCACAAACCGTGATCTGGTGGAGTTGATGCGGAGTGGCCGATTTCGGCCGGACCTGTACTTCCGACTTCATGTGCTGCCACTGCACATCCCGCCACTTCGCAGCCGGCCACAGGACATACCGGACCTGATCCGGCACTTTATGAGCGAGAAAGGATACCGCTTCACCCTTGACGCCAGCGCACTGGATATCCTGATGTCTTACCACTGGCCCGGAAACGTTCGCGAACTGGAGAACCTCCTCGCTTACTTGGCTGTGACTTGCGGTGCAGGAATCGTGTCAGCTTCGCACTTGCGCGCTCTTCTGCTTCCGGACCACAGCCGACCGGAGCCTGCGGGAGGCCTCGACGCTGCTTACCCCGTAGAAGAGCTGGCTAGCCGTCTCGCAGCCTCGGGGTGCGATCGACTGGCAGTGGAGGTGTTGATTCGGTTGCACTCCGATTCACAAGTGGGACGCCGTTCGAGCCGACGCCGCATCTTGAGCCAATTGAAACAAAGGGGGTATGATGTGAGCGAAGGGCGGCTGCGTTCGCTCCTTCAGTTGTTTGCCCAGTATGGCTGCGTACAGCCAGGTCCCACCCGGCGGGGAACGGCCATCACGCCCAAAGGTTACAAGCTGTTACGCTTATTGGACAGTGAGGTGCGGGAGCCAGAGAGTCTCACGGCGTGGAGGGCGTGA
- a CDS encoding type II toxin-antitoxin system Phd/YefM family antitoxin gives MRRRVPRLVVEDGKATAVILDIEVYREMLERLEDLEDLRMLEEIRKRPLDLQSLEDFLAEHASDV, from the coding sequence ATGCGGCGTAGGGTGCCGCGCTTGGTGGTGGAGGACGGCAAGGCAACTGCTGTGATCCTCGATATTGAAGTCTATCGGGAGATGCTCGAGCGCCTTGAAGACCTTGAGGATTTGAGGATGTTGGAAGAGATTCGGAAGAGGCCGTTGGACTTGCAGAGCCTGGAGGACTTCTTGGCGGAGCACGCCTCGGATGTATGA
- a CDS encoding type II toxin-antitoxin system RelE/ParE family toxin — MYEVFLERTARKDLEALPARVFRQVIACVRGLAHNPRPPGARKIVGSDNAWRVRVGDYRVVYEVDDAAFRVIVYRVRHRKEAYRGL, encoded by the coding sequence ATGTATGAGGTTTTTCTGGAGAGGACGGCGCGGAAAGACCTGGAGGCCCTGCCAGCACGGGTCTTCCGCCAGGTGATTGCCTGCGTCCGCGGTCTGGCCCATAATCCCAGGCCTCCTGGGGCGAGGAAGATAGTCGGATCGGACAACGCCTGGCGGGTGCGCGTGGGAGACTACAGGGTGGTCTACGAGGTCGATGATGCGGCCTTTCGGGTCATTGTGTACCGGGTAAGGCACCGGAAGGAAGCGTACCGGGGCCTGTGA
- a CDS encoding helix-turn-helix domain-containing protein codes for MTRAEREKERQEWETRIAEFRASGQSVSEWCAANGIKPGRLWYRLRQERRQGKVDRGSGVAPIWLQATVTGPACTEEQDNKRLIRIGEASVEVRAGFDPELLSGWVRVLLAIC; via the coding sequence GTGACCAGGGCCGAGCGGGAGAAAGAGCGACAGGAATGGGAGACCCGCATCGCGGAGTTCAGGGCGAGCGGACAGAGCGTGAGTGAGTGGTGCGCTGCCAACGGCATAAAGCCTGGCCGGTTATGGTACCGGTTGCGTCAGGAGAGACGCCAAGGGAAGGTCGACAGGGGAAGCGGTGTGGCGCCGATATGGCTGCAGGCAACGGTGACCGGCCCGGCTTGCACCGAAGAACAAGACAACAAGAGGCTCATCCGGATAGGCGAGGCCAGCGTAGAGGTGAGGGCCGGGTTTGATCCCGAGTTGCTTTCCGGCTGGGTGCGGGTACTGTTGGCCATATGCTGA
- the tnpB gene encoding IS66 family insertion sequence element accessory protein TnpB (TnpB, as the term is used for proteins encoded by IS66 family insertion elements, is considered an accessory protein, since TnpC, encoded by a neighboring gene, is a DDE family transposase.), with protein sequence MRKSIDGLAVLVKESFDLDPFSSSLFVFCNRQRDKVKILRWDHNGFWLYYRRLERGKFQWPPRTGENIPVAIDYRQLRWLLDGLALKQPKAHPEVKARTIV encoded by the coding sequence CTGCGGAAGTCCATCGACGGGTTGGCAGTGCTCGTGAAGGAATCCTTCGATCTTGACCCTTTCTCGAGCAGCCTCTTTGTCTTCTGCAACCGGCAGAGGGACAAGGTCAAGATCTTGAGGTGGGACCACAACGGGTTCTGGCTGTACTACCGCCGCCTGGAGCGGGGCAAGTTCCAGTGGCCGCCGAGAACAGGCGAGAACATCCCCGTGGCGATCGATTACCGTCAGCTGCGCTGGCTCCTTGACGGGCTGGCCTTGAAACAGCCCAAGGCGCACCCGGAGGTGAAAGCAAGAACGATCGTGTGA
- a CDS encoding 3-methyl-2-oxobutanoate hydroxymethyltransferase: protein MITEAVKVPTIGIGAGPHCDGQVLVLHDMLGLFERFVPKFVKRYARLADEAREALSRFALEVREGQFPAAEHCYPMKPEVATEVRARLVQAGHLTEVPM from the coding sequence TTGATCACTGAAGCTGTCAAGGTACCAACTATCGGGATAGGCGCGGGGCCCCATTGCGACGGGCAGGTGCTGGTCCTCCATGACATGCTGGGCCTGTTCGAACGTTTTGTGCCAAAGTTCGTTAAACGTTACGCGCGGCTAGCCGATGAAGCGCGGGAGGCTCTTTCTCGTTTTGCGTTGGAGGTTAGGGAGGGTCAGTTCCCGGCGGCAGAACACTGCTACCCGATGAAACCGGAAGTAGCAACCGAGGTGCGTGCCCGGCTGGTTCAGGCCGGCCACCTAACGGAAGTGCCCATGTGA